The following coding sequences are from one Triticum aestivum cultivar Chinese Spring chromosome 5A, IWGSC CS RefSeq v2.1, whole genome shotgun sequence window:
- the LOC123106484 gene encoding uncharacterized protein — protein sequence MPLRRLLGLSGRLRRPLSTVASSHPPCHRTLSTAASSDPPCPALSTDAASSNPPRRRTLSTAASTLPPWVIIDSTSPVDESSSAPGARLRPVDPPRVSSISVPAHLINARERPAAGSNVVQVLGGRVDAASADGHLLLTHYDTLGPEGARDSWNLTADVEAERCIRNPVTGQLLRLPYLDGSRKRPEYRHMGLLTKAGDGDAPHRFAVAEIVHQRDRVVIDRFLPETGRWELVLGLPCHPPLKWEMEMNQETVAFRDRLLWVDLTRGAISVDPFSHRPEFRFVELPEGSSLADFRQAPTATFFMREMGKYRRIGVSDGRLRYIEASLHAPFLLSSFVLDDEGRSWTLERQVELGRVLEDGGHPCEEGKRPPQIAVINPLNADTIYITVGEQKHIVAVDIYQGKVIASSPLQHGYRSLVPCVLPPALGSSRIPTYGRNPLHDFKMVTGPSSTPF from the coding sequence atgcccctccggcgcctcctaggcctctccggccgcctccgccgccccctcTCCACcgtcgcctcctcgcacccaccgtGCCACCGCACCCTCTCGACCGCCGCCTCCTCGGACCCACCGTGCCCCGCCCTCTCCACCGACGCCGCCTCCTCGAACCCGCCGCGGCGCCGCAccctctccaccgccgcctccacgctCCCGCCGTGGGTCATCATCGACAGCACGTCGCCCGTCGACGAATCGTCGTCGGCGCCGGGCGCGCGTCTCCGCCCCGTCGACCCTCCGCGCGTCTCCAGCATCTCCGTCCCGGCGCACCTCATCAACGCCAGGGagcgccccgccgccggcagcAACGTCGTCCAAGTCCTCGGCGGCCGCGTTGACGCCGCCAGCGccgacggccacctcctcctcaCCCACTACGACACCCTCGGGCCCGAGGGTGCCCGCGACTCCTGGAACCTGACCGCCGACGTGGAGGCCGAGCGCTGCATCCGCAACCCCGTCACCGGCCAGCTGCTCCGCCTCCCGTACCTCGACGGGTCCAGGAAGAGGCCGGAGTACCGCCACATGGGCCTCCTCACCAAAGCCGGCGACGGGGACGCGCCTCACCGGTTCGCCGTCGCCGAAATCGTGCACCAGCGTGACCGCGTCGTCATCGACCGGTTCCTCCCGGAGACTGGCAGGTGGGAGCTGGTGCTCGGCCTGCCGTGCCACCCGCCGCTCAAGTGGGAGATGGAGATGAACCAGGAGACGGTGGCCTTCCGCGACCGCCTCTTGTGGGTCGACCTCACCCGCGGCGCCATCTCCGTCGACCCTTTCAGCCACCGCCCGGAGTTCCGCTTCGTCGAGCTGCCGGAGGGCAGCAGCCTCGCCGACTTCAGACAAGCCCCCACCGCGACCTTCTTCATGAGGGAGATGGGCAAGTACCGGCGCATCGGCGTCAGCGACGGGAGGCTGCGCTACATCGAGGCTTCTCTTCACGCCCCGTTCCTGCTCAGCTCCTTCGTGCTTGACGACGAGGGCAGGAGCTGGACGCTGGAGCGCCAGGTGGAGCTCGGGCGGGTGTTGGAGGATGGCGGCCACCCGTGCGAAGAGGGGAAGAGGCCGCCGCAGATCGCCGTCATCAACCCGCTCAACGCCGATACCATCTACATCACCGTCGGCGAGCAGAAGCACATCGTCGCCGTGGACATTTACCAAGGCAAGGTGATCGCGAGCTCTCCGCTTCAACACGGATACCGTTCGCTTGTACCATGTGTGCTTCCACCCGCGCTTGGATCAAGCCGGATCCCTACCTACGGCAG